In Ovis canadensis isolate MfBH-ARS-UI-01 breed Bighorn chromosome 3, ARS-UI_OviCan_v2, whole genome shotgun sequence, one DNA window encodes the following:
- the ACRBP gene encoding acrosin-binding protein isoform X2, which translates to MRHLAAGSFLSLLRVLLLPLAPAPAQDSASTSTPGSPLSPTEYERFFALLTPTWKAETTCRLRATHGCRNPTLVQLDQYENHGLVPDGAVCSDLPYASWFESFCQFTQYRCSNHVYYAKRVRCSQPVSILSPNTLKEVDSSPEVLPPTTATSPMSSRITATERQVFQPWPERLNSNVEELLQSSLSLGGQEQGQEHKQQQGQEHKQEQGQEHKQEEGQEQEEQEEEQEEEKQEEKQEEKQEEKQEEKQEEKQEEGQGTEEALDSASRLQADPEPKFRSELVSSNPFSFTPRVREVESTPMLMENLQELIRSAQEMDEMNDMYDGETIWRSQSPGSLLQLPHVEALLTLCYSIVENTCVITPTAKAWQYLENEILGFGISVCDSLGRRHVAACTLCDFCSLKLEQCHSEANLQRQQCDSSHKTPFVSPLLASQSMTIGTQIGSRKSGRFYGLDLYGGLRMDFWCARLATKGCEDNRVASWLQTEFLSFQDGDFPTRVSRMRCLQNETYTVLTPDKSEDLVLRWSQEFSTLTLGQAG; encoded by the exons ATGAGGCATCTCGCCGCAGGGTCCTTTCTCTCACTCCTGAGGG TGCTGCTCCTGCCTCTGGCACCGGCCCCAGCCCAGGACTCCGCCTCGACCTCCACGCCGGGCAGCCCCCTGTCCCCCACGGAGTATGAGCGCTTCTTCGCACTGCTGACCCCTACCTGGAAGGCGGAGACCACCTGCAGGCTCCGTGCCACCCACGGCTGCCGGAACCCCACCCTCGTCCAGCTAGACCAGTATGAAAACCACGGCCTGGTGCCGGACG GCGCAGTCTGCTCCGACCTCCCTTACGCCTCCTGGTTTGAGTCCTTCTGCCAGTTCACCCAGTACCGTTGTTCCAACCATGTCTACTACGCCAAG AGGGTCCGGTGCTCCCAGCCAGTCTCCATCCTCTCACCCAACACACTCAAGGAGGTGGATAGTTCACCCGAAGTGCTGCCACCCACCACGGCTACCTCCCCCATGTCCTCCCGCATCACAG CCACCGAACGACAGGTCTTCCAGCCCTGGCctgagcggctgaacagcaaCGTGGAGGAGCTGCTCCAGTCCTCCTTGTCCTTGGGCGGCCAGGAGCAAGGGCAGGAGCACAAACAGCAGCAGGGGCAGGAGCACAAGCAGGAGCAGGGGCAGGAGCACAAGCAGGAGGAAGGGCAGGAgcaagaggagcaggaggaggagcaggaggaggagaagcaggaggagaagcaggaggagaagcaggaggagaagcaggaggagaagcaggaggagaagcaggaggaagGCCAGGGCACAGAGGAGGCTCTGGATTCAGCGTCTAGGCTACAGGCAGACCCAGAGCCCAAGTTTCGGTCTGAACTTGTGTCCTCCAACCCTTTCTCCTTCACTCCCCGGGTGCGGGAAGTGGAGTCTACTCCCATGTTGATGGAGAACCTCCAGGAGCTTATCCGATCGGCGCAGGAGATGGATGAAATGAATGACATGTATGACGGGGAGACCATCTGGAGATCCCAGAGCCCTGGCAG CCTGCTACAGCTGCCCCATGTAGAGGCCTTGCTGACCCTGTGCTACTCGATTGTGGAGAACACCTGCGTCATAACCCCAACAGCCAAGGCCTGGCAGTACTTGGAAAATGAGATCCTTGGTTTTGGGATATCG GTCTGTGACAGCCTGGGGCGGCGACACGTAGCCGCGTGTACCCTCTGTGACTTCTGCTCGCTGAAGCTGGAGCAGTGCCACTCGGAGGCCAACCTGCAGCGACAGCAGTGCGACAGCTCCCACAAAACACCCTTTGTCAGCCCCCTGCTTGCCTCCCAGAGCATGACCATCGGCACCCAG ATAGGGAGCCGGAAATCGGGCCGCTTTTACGGGCTGGACTTGTACGGCGGGCTGCGCATGGACTTCTGGTGTGCCCGGCTGGCCACTAAGGGCTGCGAAGACAACCGAGTGGCCAGCTGGCTCCAGACTGAGTTCCTGAGCTTCCAGGACGGAGACTTCCCCACCAGG GTGTCCCGCATGAGATGTCTGCAGAATGAGACGTACACTGTCCTGACTCCGGACAAGAGCGAGGACCTCGTGCTTCGATGGAGCCAGGAGTTTAGCACCTTGACTCTTGGCCAAGCTGGATGA
- the ACRBP gene encoding acrosin-binding protein isoform X1, with product MRHLAAGSFLSLLRVLLLPLAPAPAQDSASTSTPGSPLSPTEYERFFALLTPTWKAETTCRLRATHGCRNPTLVQLDQYENHGLVPDGAVCSDLPYASWFESFCQFTQYRCSNHVYYAKRVRCSQPVSILSPNTLKEVDSSPEVLPPTTATSPMSSRITATERQVFQPWPERLNSNVEELLQSSLSLGGQEQGQEHKQQQGQEHKQEQGQEHKQEEGQEQEEQEEEQEEEKQEEKQEEKQEEKQEEKQEEKQEEGQGTEEALDSASRLQADPEPKFRSELVSSNPFSFTPRVREVESTPMLMENLQELIRSAQEMDEMNDMYDGETIWRSQSPGSLLQLPHVEALLTLCYSIVENTCVITPTAKAWQYLENEILGFGISVCDSLGRRHVAACTLCDFCSLKLEQCHSEANLQRQQCDSSHKTPFVSPLLASQSMTIGTQIGSRKSGRFYGLDLYGGLRMDFWCARLATKGCEDNRVASWLQTEFLSFQDGDFPTRICDTEYVQYPNYCAFKSQQCMMRNRDRKVSRMRCLQNETYTVLTPDKSEDLVLRWSQEFSTLTLGQAG from the exons ATGAGGCATCTCGCCGCAGGGTCCTTTCTCTCACTCCTGAGGG TGCTGCTCCTGCCTCTGGCACCGGCCCCAGCCCAGGACTCCGCCTCGACCTCCACGCCGGGCAGCCCCCTGTCCCCCACGGAGTATGAGCGCTTCTTCGCACTGCTGACCCCTACCTGGAAGGCGGAGACCACCTGCAGGCTCCGTGCCACCCACGGCTGCCGGAACCCCACCCTCGTCCAGCTAGACCAGTATGAAAACCACGGCCTGGTGCCGGACG GCGCAGTCTGCTCCGACCTCCCTTACGCCTCCTGGTTTGAGTCCTTCTGCCAGTTCACCCAGTACCGTTGTTCCAACCATGTCTACTACGCCAAG AGGGTCCGGTGCTCCCAGCCAGTCTCCATCCTCTCACCCAACACACTCAAGGAGGTGGATAGTTCACCCGAAGTGCTGCCACCCACCACGGCTACCTCCCCCATGTCCTCCCGCATCACAG CCACCGAACGACAGGTCTTCCAGCCCTGGCctgagcggctgaacagcaaCGTGGAGGAGCTGCTCCAGTCCTCCTTGTCCTTGGGCGGCCAGGAGCAAGGGCAGGAGCACAAACAGCAGCAGGGGCAGGAGCACAAGCAGGAGCAGGGGCAGGAGCACAAGCAGGAGGAAGGGCAGGAgcaagaggagcaggaggaggagcaggaggaggagaagcaggaggagaagcaggaggagaagcaggaggagaagcaggaggagaagcaggaggagaagcaggaggaagGCCAGGGCACAGAGGAGGCTCTGGATTCAGCGTCTAGGCTACAGGCAGACCCAGAGCCCAAGTTTCGGTCTGAACTTGTGTCCTCCAACCCTTTCTCCTTCACTCCCCGGGTGCGGGAAGTGGAGTCTACTCCCATGTTGATGGAGAACCTCCAGGAGCTTATCCGATCGGCGCAGGAGATGGATGAAATGAATGACATGTATGACGGGGAGACCATCTGGAGATCCCAGAGCCCTGGCAG CCTGCTACAGCTGCCCCATGTAGAGGCCTTGCTGACCCTGTGCTACTCGATTGTGGAGAACACCTGCGTCATAACCCCAACAGCCAAGGCCTGGCAGTACTTGGAAAATGAGATCCTTGGTTTTGGGATATCG GTCTGTGACAGCCTGGGGCGGCGACACGTAGCCGCGTGTACCCTCTGTGACTTCTGCTCGCTGAAGCTGGAGCAGTGCCACTCGGAGGCCAACCTGCAGCGACAGCAGTGCGACAGCTCCCACAAAACACCCTTTGTCAGCCCCCTGCTTGCCTCCCAGAGCATGACCATCGGCACCCAG ATAGGGAGCCGGAAATCGGGCCGCTTTTACGGGCTGGACTTGTACGGCGGGCTGCGCATGGACTTCTGGTGTGCCCGGCTGGCCACTAAGGGCTGCGAAGACAACCGAGTGGCCAGCTGGCTCCAGACTGAGTTCCTGAGCTTCCAGGACGGAGACTTCCCCACCAGG ATCTGTGACACGGAATATGTGCAGTACCCCAACTACTGTGCCTTCAAAAGCCAGCAGTGTATGATGAGAAACAGGGACCGGAAG GTGTCCCGCATGAGATGTCTGCAGAATGAGACGTACACTGTCCTGACTCCGGACAAGAGCGAGGACCTCGTGCTTCGATGGAGCCAGGAGTTTAGCACCTTGACTCTTGGCCAAGCTGGATGA
- the LPAR5 gene encoding lysophosphatidic acid receptor 5 gives MQANSSVNECPDYQPTHHLHLVVYSVVLAAGLPLNALALWVFLRALRVHSVVSVYMCNLAASDLLFTLSLPLRLSYYARHYWPFPDFLCQLAGAVFQMNMYGSCIFLTLINVDRYAAIVHPLRLRHLRRPRVARLLCLGVWALILVFAVPTILAHQPSSCSRDGRDVFLCFESFSDELWKGSLLPLLLLAEALGFLLPLAAVVYSSGRVFWTLARPDATRSQRRRKTVRLLLASLVIFLLCFVPYNATLAVYGLLRGEVVPASPEARKKVRRVLMVMVLLAGANCVLDPLVYYFSAEGFRNTLRGLSAPLRGKTLAAKGAQEALAEPLTETAHASALTTASQGQLQPSYPRSSFTPSHEDSSF, from the coding sequence ATGCAAGCCAACTCCTCGGTCAACGAGTGCCCGGACTACCAGCCCACCCATCATTTGCATCTGGTGGTCTACAGCGTGGTGCTGGCGGCCGGGCTCCCCCTCAACGCGCTGGCCCTCTGGGTATTCCTGCGCGCGCTGCGCGTGCACTCGGTGGTGAGCGTATACATGTGCAACCTGGCGGCCAGCGACCTGCTCTTCACCCTCTCGCTGCCCTTGCGCCTGTCCTACTACGCGCGGCACTACTGGCCCTTCCCGGACTTTCTGTGCCAGCTGGCGGGCGCCGTCTTCCAGATGAACATGTACGGCAGCTGCATCTTCCTGACGCTCATCAACGTGGACCGCTACGCCGCCATCGTGCACCCGCTGCGGCTGCGCCACCTGCGGCGGCCCCGTGTGGCGCGGCTGCTCTGCTTGGGCGTGTGGGCACTCATCCTGGTGTTCGCCGTGCCCACCATCCTGGCGCACCAGCCCTCGTCCTGCTCCAGAGACGGCCGCGACGTGTTCCTGTGCTTCGAGAGCTTCAGCGACGAGCTGTGGAAGGGCAGCCTACTGCCGCTCTTGCTGCTGGCCGAGGCGTTGGGCTTCCTGCTGCCCCTGGCGGCCGTGGTCTACTCGTCGGGCCGCGTCTTCTGGACCCTGGCGCGGCCCGACGCCACGCGGAGCCAGCGGCGGCGGAAGACGGTGCGCCTCCTGCTGGCGAGCCTGGTCATCTTCCTGCTGTGCTTCGTGCCCTACAACGCCACGCTGGCCGTGTACGGGCTGCTACGCGGTGAGGTGGTGCCCGCCAGCCCCGAAGCGCGCAAGAAGGTGCGCCGGGTGCTGATGGTCATGGTGCTGCTGGCCGGTGCCAACTGCGTGCTCGACCCGCTCGTGTACTACTTCAGCGCCGAGGGCTTCCGCAACACCCTGCGCGGCCTGAGCGCCCCGCTCCGGGGCAAGACCTTGGCCGCCAAAGGGGCTCAGGAGGCGCTCGCCGAACCGCTTACCGAGACTGCCCACGCCTCTGCTCTGACCACAGCCAGCCAGGGGCAGCTCCAGCCCTCCTATCCCCGGTCATCCTTCACCCCGTCCCACGAGGATTCGTCCTTCTGA